One Desulfobulbus oligotrophicus DNA segment encodes these proteins:
- the acnA gene encoding aconitate hydratase AcnA has protein sequence MTTQHQKLFPQATLHANGKDYTIFPVRQTLAELAAGSLERLPYSLRLLLENLLRQASRGLAHAADIETLARWQPEAVPDAAIPFMPTRVILQDFTGVPVLVDLAAMRSALARHGGDPAAMNPLIPVDLIIDHSVQVDRAADPEALKINVQLEMVRNRERYTMLHWGQQAFKHFRVVPPGSGIVHQVNLEFLASVVTCSEQNRADVLCPDSVLGTDSHTTMINGLGVMGWGVGGIEAEAVLLGQPYPLQIPAVVGVRLSGSLRPDTTATDLVLTITGFLRSKGVVGRFVEFFGPGLAGLSLPDRATIANMAPEYGATMGFFPVDAETLHYLRASGRSEAQVELIEQYCRKQGFFFTPNSPEPQYSVVYHLNLEDVTPSLAGPRRPQDRLSPAEVQDDFNRQFTPLPVKNTSVDTVDQLTNGSVVIAAITSCTNTSNPDVMIGAGLLARKARARGLTCKPWVKTSLAPGSRVVTRYLEQSGLLPDLEALGFYVVGYGCTTCIGNSGPLDESISTAITRHDLTVAAVLSGNRNFEARIHPQVRANYLASPLLVVAYALAGTVLIDLDTTPLGTDQQGQPVYLRDIWPSKEEIRATVQQYLQPELFTSTYASVFTGDQQWRDLAKEKSTLYPWDPDSTYIREPPFFHDLSLQPPPAADIIDARILALFGDSVTTDHISPAGSIGPQTPAGLYLQQLGVPPAEFNSYGSRRGNHEVMMRGTFANIRIRNHMVHREGGWTRLWPEGVEMSIYEAALQYQKHQTPLVVFAGHDYGTGSSRDWAAKGTMLLGVRAVIAASFERIHRSNLVGMGVLPLEFPEGVNIQTLHLDGSERISLIGLTGTLEPGGQILLRIDRPDGSSETGPLRLRLDNAVEIDYYRQGGILHKVLRQQLQSQ, from the coding sequence ATGACAACTCAGCACCAGAAGTTATTTCCCCAGGCGACCCTGCACGCAAACGGCAAAGACTACACCATCTTCCCGGTACGGCAAACGCTTGCGGAACTGGCTGCCGGTTCACTGGAACGTCTGCCCTACAGCCTGCGTCTCCTGCTGGAGAACCTGCTCCGCCAGGCCTCCCGGGGCTTGGCCCATGCTGCAGATATCGAAACTCTTGCCCGCTGGCAACCGGAAGCCGTACCGGATGCGGCGATACCATTCATGCCCACCCGGGTGATCCTTCAGGACTTCACAGGTGTTCCGGTCCTGGTTGATCTGGCAGCCATGCGCTCCGCCCTGGCTCGGCATGGTGGAGATCCGGCCGCTATGAATCCCCTGATCCCGGTGGACCTGATCATCGATCACAGTGTGCAGGTTGACCGGGCTGCTGATCCCGAAGCCCTCAAGATCAACGTCCAACTGGAGATGGTCCGAAACCGGGAACGGTATACCATGCTGCACTGGGGACAACAGGCATTCAAACACTTCCGGGTGGTGCCGCCGGGAAGCGGTATTGTCCACCAGGTGAACCTGGAATTCCTGGCCTCGGTGGTCACCTGCAGCGAACAAAACAGAGCAGATGTTCTCTGTCCGGACAGTGTGCTCGGTACCGATTCCCACACCACCATGATCAACGGTCTTGGTGTCATGGGCTGGGGGGTGGGCGGCATTGAGGCTGAGGCCGTGCTGCTTGGCCAACCCTACCCGCTGCAGATCCCTGCAGTGGTGGGCGTACGCCTGTCCGGCTCGCTCAGACCCGATACCACGGCCACTGATCTGGTGCTGACCATAACCGGTTTTCTGCGCAGCAAGGGGGTGGTTGGTCGATTCGTCGAATTTTTCGGACCCGGCCTGGCCGGTCTGAGCCTTCCGGACCGGGCAACCATCGCCAACATGGCACCGGAATATGGTGCCACCATGGGTTTTTTTCCCGTGGATGCTGAGACCCTGCACTACCTCCGGGCCAGCGGCCGATCAGAAGCTCAGGTGGAGCTGATCGAACAGTACTGCCGAAAACAAGGCTTCTTCTTTACTCCCAACAGCCCGGAACCACAGTATTCAGTCGTCTATCACCTCAACCTTGAAGACGTGACACCAAGCCTGGCCGGTCCCAGACGCCCTCAGGATCGACTGTCTCCGGCCGAGGTGCAGGACGATTTCAACAGACAATTTACACCCTTACCCGTAAAAAATACGTCTGTTGATACGGTGGACCAACTCACCAACGGCTCTGTGGTGATTGCCGCCATCACCAGTTGCACCAACACCTCCAACCCGGATGTCATGATCGGTGCCGGTCTCCTTGCCCGTAAGGCCAGGGCCCGCGGTCTGACCTGCAAACCCTGGGTCAAAACCAGCCTGGCTCCGGGTTCCAGAGTGGTTACCCGTTACCTGGAGCAAAGCGGCCTGCTGCCTGACCTTGAGGCCCTGGGTTTTTATGTGGTCGGCTACGGCTGCACCACCTGTATCGGCAACTCCGGTCCATTGGACGAGTCGATCAGCACGGCCATTACCCGGCACGATCTGACGGTGGCCGCTGTGCTCAGCGGTAACCGCAACTTCGAAGCCCGCATACACCCTCAAGTCCGGGCCAACTACCTCGCCTCACCACTGCTGGTGGTGGCCTACGCGCTGGCCGGCACAGTTCTCATCGATCTGGACACCACCCCGCTGGGGACAGACCAGCAGGGTCAGCCGGTCTATCTGCGCGATATCTGGCCAAGTAAAGAAGAGATCAGGGCGACGGTACAACAGTATCTTCAACCAGAGCTCTTCACCAGCACCTATGCATCGGTCTTTACCGGCGATCAGCAGTGGCGCGATCTGGCAAAAGAAAAAAGCACCTTATATCCGTGGGACCCTGATTCAACCTATATCCGCGAACCACCCTTTTTCCATGATCTCTCTCTGCAGCCTCCACCAGCAGCCGATATTATCGATGCCCGGATCCTGGCCCTGTTCGGTGATTCCGTCACCACCGACCACATCAGCCCGGCCGGATCGATCGGACCGCAGACACCAGCGGGTCTGTACCTCCAGCAACTCGGTGTTCCACCCGCCGAGTTCAACAGTTACGGGTCCCGCCGCGGCAACCATGAGGTCATGATGCGGGGAACCTTTGCCAACATCCGCATCAGAAACCACATGGTGCATCGGGAAGGAGGCTGGACCAGACTCTGGCCCGAGGGCGTTGAGATGTCCATCTATGAGGCAGCGCTCCAGTATCAGAAACACCAGACACCGCTGGTCGTCTTTGCCGGCCATGACTACGGCACCGGCTCCTCCCGGGACTGGGCTGCCAAGGGAACCATGCTTCTTGGTGTCAGGGCGGTGATCGCGGCCTCATTTGAACGTATCCATCGCTCCAACCTTGTGGGCATGGGTGTACTGCCGTTGGAATTTCCGGAAGGTGTGAATATCCAGACCCTGCACCTGGACGGCAGTGAACGCATCAGTTTAATCGGTCTTACCGGTACACTTGAACCGGGCGGGCAGATCCTGCTGCGTATTGATCGTCCAGACGGCTCCAGCGAAACAGGCCCGCTCCGGCTCCGGCTCGACAATGCGGTGGAAATCGATTACTACCGTC
- a CDS encoding homocysteine biosynthesis protein: MTKTYAEINEKIASGKAVVLTAEEVIAYVDKHGLENAAREVDVVTTATFGPMCSSGCFLNFGHSTPKMRISEAWINDVMAYCGIAAVDVYIGATQLRHNDPANMYHPGEFRYGGGHVIEDLVAGKKVQLFGLSYGTDDYPRREIRTMFDINDLNQAIMVNPRNCYQNYNVGVNVSDKRIYTYLGILRAKMRNMTYCSAGQLAPLLNDPYYATIGVGTSVWLAGARGIVYAQGTQHCSLVERGDNGVPVEGAGTLALTADMKEMRPEFVRGASFRGYGVSLALGVGIPIPILNPEILRRTTVRDRDIQASVIDYSTDYPEKTGKVLGRFTYEELRSGTVELMGKKVPVTSLSSYSKALKICNLLKSEIEDGHFLLSEPSQRLPLNQGMKSLTITGAAR; encoded by the coding sequence ATGACCAAGACGTATGCGGAAATCAATGAAAAGATTGCCTCAGGCAAGGCGGTGGTGCTGACTGCTGAAGAGGTGATCGCCTATGTGGACAAACATGGTCTGGAGAACGCGGCCAGGGAGGTGGATGTGGTGACCACTGCCACCTTTGGTCCGATGTGCTCCTCCGGGTGTTTTCTCAACTTTGGGCACAGCACGCCTAAGATGCGTATTTCCGAAGCCTGGATCAATGATGTCATGGCCTATTGCGGCATTGCGGCGGTGGATGTTTATATCGGGGCCACCCAGCTGCGGCACAATGATCCGGCCAATATGTACCACCCGGGTGAATTCCGCTACGGAGGCGGTCATGTGATTGAAGACCTGGTGGCCGGCAAAAAAGTGCAGCTGTTCGGCCTCTCCTACGGTACCGATGATTATCCCCGCCGTGAGATCAGAACGATGTTTGACATCAACGACCTCAATCAGGCGATCATGGTGAACCCGCGCAACTGTTATCAGAACTACAATGTCGGCGTTAATGTTTCAGACAAGAGGATCTACACCTATCTGGGGATCCTGCGGGCCAAGATGCGCAATATGACCTACTGTTCCGCCGGACAGTTGGCACCACTTTTAAACGACCCGTACTATGCAACCATCGGTGTGGGCACCAGTGTATGGCTGGCCGGAGCGCGCGGTATTGTCTACGCGCAGGGGACCCAGCACTGTTCCCTGGTCGAACGCGGTGATAACGGTGTGCCGGTGGAAGGTGCCGGTACCCTGGCACTGACCGCTGATATGAAGGAGATGCGTCCTGAGTTCGTACGCGGGGCGAGTTTCAGAGGGTATGGGGTGTCTCTTGCCCTGGGGGTCGGCATTCCCATCCCCATTCTTAACCCTGAGATACTTCGACGCACAACGGTCCGTGATCGTGATATTCAGGCGAGCGTTATCGACTACTCAACAGACTATCCGGAGAAAACCGGTAAGGTGCTGGGCCGTTTCACCTACGAAGAACTGCGATCCGGTACAGTGGAGCTGATGGGCAAAAAAGTGCCGGTTACCTCGCTCTCCTCCTACAGCAAGGCGCTCAAGATCTGTAACCTGCTCAAAAGCGAGATCGAGGACGGACATTTTCTCCTTTCCGAGCCCAGTCAACGGTTGCCGCTGAATCAGGGGATGAAATCTTTGACCATCACGGGAGCGGCTCGATGA
- a CDS encoding 4Fe-4S binding protein: protein MITKKIYLYFPKSETEKPIVYQLVKDYNLIVNIFRAKVTPEEEGYLSLEVTGNQEDITRAFAFLGTFDVVIHAGNKGVHWDENRCVHCGACVVHCPPGALTIVDQGTRTVTFNEDRCIECLACIAACPFGACSSAF from the coding sequence ATGATTACCAAAAAGATCTATCTCTATTTTCCGAAAAGCGAGACTGAAAAGCCGATTGTGTATCAGCTGGTCAAAGACTACAACCTGATCGTTAACATCTTTCGTGCCAAAGTAACGCCCGAGGAAGAAGGTTACCTCAGCCTGGAGGTGACCGGCAACCAGGAGGACATCACCCGGGCCTTTGCTTTTCTCGGCACTTTTGATGTTGTTATCCATGCCGGGAATAAAGGGGTGCACTGGGACGAGAACCGCTGCGTCCACTGCGGTGCCTGTGTGGTGCATTGCCCGCCCGGCGCTCTGACCATTGTCGATCAGGGGACGCGTACGGTCACCTTTAATGAGGATCGTTGTATTGAGTGTCTTGCCTGCATTGCCGCCTGTCCCTTTGGTGCCTGTTCTTCGGCCTTCTGA
- a CDS encoding UPF0280 family protein encodes MRVFRSFSWKETNLRVACTAFELVTRTVVEERRELERYLARHPEFLTALVPVELLPDAPELVRRMAAASRLTGVGPMAAVAGALAQRGVEAAMAAGCHEAIVENGGDLFLHSDREITIGLYAGDKVIRGKLAFRIDPADLPMALCSSSSKMGHSLSFGQCDLATVAAKDGALADAAVTLVCNKIQHERDLSSVLDQVGAIPGIDGILAMKNGKIGLWGHLPQLVRNADVSLRHKITRDLYSDFSG; translated from the coding sequence ATGCGTGTTTTCCGCTCCTTTTCCTGGAAAGAAACTAATTTGCGGGTGGCCTGTACAGCGTTTGAACTGGTAACGCGTACTGTGGTTGAGGAGAGGCGGGAGCTTGAACGCTATCTTGCCCGCCATCCTGAATTTTTGACAGCGCTGGTCCCGGTGGAACTGTTGCCTGATGCTCCTGAACTGGTCAGGCGCATGGCGGCAGCCAGTCGGTTAACCGGTGTCGGCCCCATGGCAGCCGTTGCCGGTGCTCTGGCCCAGCGGGGGGTAGAGGCGGCAATGGCGGCCGGTTGCCACGAGGCCATCGTTGAAAACGGCGGTGACCTCTTTCTTCATTCAGATCGTGAGATAACCATTGGTCTCTATGCCGGTGACAAGGTGATCAGGGGCAAGCTGGCTTTCCGCATTGATCCTGCGGATCTGCCGATGGCACTGTGCTCCTCTTCTTCGAAAATGGGACACTCTTTGAGTTTTGGCCAGTGTGACCTTGCCACTGTTGCTGCAAAGGACGGGGCTTTGGCTGATGCGGCCGTCACCCTGGTCTGCAACAAGATTCAACATGAGCGAGACCTTTCCTCAGTGCTTGACCAGGTGGGCGCCATCCCGGGGATTGACGGCATTCTGGCCATGAAAAACGGCAAGATCGGCTTATGGGGGCATCTTCCGCAACTGGTCCGCAATGCGGATGTCTCTTTGCGGCATAAAATTACCCGCGATCTTTATTCTGATTTTTCGGGATAG
- a CDS encoding DegQ family serine endoprotease: MYKQHTTFNPVILLVSCLLSLWAGIGGLPHTVYAQSDADLALLDRSAKAFSSVVKKAGPAVVHVSVEKETAIKGMGQFPSDLLNDPFFERFFGPQFRHPRTPSQPEKRTFKQQAAGSGFIIASDGYILTNNHVIEETSKITVRLADKREFTAKVIGADPQSDVAMLKIDAANLPVIPMGNSDNLEVGEWVIAIGSPFELNQTVTVGVVSAKGRNRMGITDYENFIQTDAAINPGNSGGPLLNIRGEAVGMNTAIFSRSGGYMGIGFAIPINMAKSVEQQLRKSGKVTRGWLGIVIQDVTEELGKSFGSKAGGALISEVGEGTPAQKNGLKQGDIVIAINGEPVTDVPDLRNKIAMTPPNTKLNLQVLRDGKEQEILVTVGEQPEDMASFSKKMTGATLSNLGLTLQDLTKDVAEQFSYDKDQGVLIADVATDSPAAETGLQAGMLIEEVNRTRVRNLNELQQALKKSTNAKQVLLRIRSGEQSRYVVLQTR; the protein is encoded by the coding sequence ATGTACAAACAACACACCACCTTCAACCCTGTAATCCTGCTGGTCTCCTGTCTACTCAGCCTTTGGGCGGGGATCGGTGGTCTACCGCACACAGTTTATGCACAAAGCGATGCTGACCTGGCCCTGCTTGACCGCTCTGCAAAGGCCTTTTCCTCGGTTGTCAAGAAGGCCGGCCCAGCAGTCGTGCATGTCAGTGTCGAAAAAGAGACCGCTATCAAAGGCATGGGACAGTTTCCCTCTGATCTGCTGAACGACCCGTTTTTTGAACGATTCTTCGGACCGCAGTTTCGCCACCCGCGAACGCCTTCCCAACCGGAAAAGCGCACCTTTAAACAGCAGGCCGCAGGGTCCGGTTTTATCATCGCCAGCGATGGGTATATCTTAACAAACAACCATGTGATTGAAGAGACCAGCAAAATAACCGTTCGCCTGGCTGACAAACGTGAATTTACCGCCAAAGTGATCGGTGCAGATCCACAGTCCGATGTGGCCATGCTCAAAATCGACGCCGCAAACTTACCGGTCATCCCGATGGGAAACTCTGACAATCTTGAAGTCGGTGAATGGGTTATTGCCATCGGCAGCCCCTTTGAACTGAACCAAACCGTTACCGTCGGAGTAGTCAGTGCCAAAGGTCGAAACCGTATGGGTATCACCGATTATGAAAACTTCATTCAAACCGATGCGGCCATCAATCCCGGTAACTCAGGCGGACCACTGCTCAATATCCGTGGTGAGGCTGTGGGGATGAACACAGCTATTTTCTCTCGCAGCGGCGGCTACATGGGCATCGGGTTCGCTATCCCGATCAACATGGCCAAAAGTGTTGAACAGCAGCTCCGCAAAAGCGGTAAGGTAACCAGGGGATGGCTGGGAATCGTTATCCAGGATGTCACCGAGGAACTGGGCAAGTCCTTTGGCAGCAAAGCCGGAGGAGCCTTGATCAGCGAGGTTGGCGAGGGAACTCCCGCACAGAAAAACGGCTTGAAGCAGGGCGATATTGTGATCGCGATAAATGGTGAGCCAGTGACCGATGTACCGGATCTGCGCAATAAAATTGCCATGACGCCACCGAACACAAAACTGAACCTGCAGGTCTTACGCGACGGCAAAGAACAGGAGATCCTTGTGACCGTCGGTGAACAACCGGAGGACATGGCATCTTTTTCCAAAAAAATGACAGGGGCGACCCTCAGCAATCTGGGACTGACACTCCAGGACCTGACCAAAGATGTTGCTGAACAGTTCAGCTATGATAAGGATCAGGGCGTTTTGATTGCTGATGTTGCAACCGACAGCCCCGCTGCCGAGACAGGTCTCCAGGCGGGGATGCTCATCGAAGAGGTGAATCGGACCAGAGTCCGTAACCTCAATGAACTGCAACAGGCATTGAAAAAATCAACCAATGCCAAACAGGTGTTGCTGCGAATACGGTCCGGTGAACAGAGCCGATACGTTGTCCTGCAGACCAGATAA
- a CDS encoding undecaprenyl-diphosphate phosphatase — translation MDLSALLPSIVLGIVEGLTEFLPISSTGHLIIAGDLLNYTGDQAKTFEVCIQLGAILAVCWLYRRRLLKVITGLTTDRTAQNFVINLIVGILPSAVFGLLLYEVIKSHLFNPVVVALAMVVGGGIIFLVERRDRHPRITDVDQMQWTDALKVGLAQVFSMVPGTSRSGATIIGGLLFGLSRRTATEFSFFLAIPTMFLATGYDIYKSWHILAHTDLVFFGVGFITAFFSALVAIKMLIRYVANHDFKIFAWYRVVVGSLFLLYFMR, via the coding sequence ATGGATTTATCAGCACTCCTACCAAGCATTGTGCTTGGTATAGTTGAAGGCTTAACTGAATTTTTACCCATCTCCTCCACCGGTCACCTGATCATAGCCGGCGACCTCCTCAACTATACCGGTGATCAAGCCAAAACCTTTGAAGTCTGCATCCAGCTCGGTGCTATTCTCGCTGTCTGCTGGTTGTACCGCAGGCGATTGTTGAAAGTAATAACCGGCCTGACCACCGACCGGACCGCCCAGAACTTTGTCATCAACCTGATTGTCGGTATCCTCCCGTCCGCTGTTTTCGGCTTACTCCTCTATGAGGTCATCAAATCCCACCTGTTTAACCCGGTGGTGGTCGCCTTGGCCATGGTGGTCGGCGGCGGCATTATTTTTCTTGTGGAGCGTCGGGATCGACACCCCCGGATCACCGACGTTGATCAAATGCAATGGACCGATGCCCTCAAAGTCGGTCTGGCGCAAGTTTTCTCAATGGTCCCGGGGACCAGCCGTTCAGGAGCTACAATCATCGGTGGTCTGCTGTTTGGTCTCTCCCGCCGGACAGCAACCGAATTCTCCTTCTTCCTGGCCATTCCGACCATGTTTCTGGCCACAGGATATGATATTTACAAATCGTGGCACATACTGGCACACACGGATCTGGTCTTCTTTGGAGTTGGTTTTATTACCGCCTTCTTCAGCGCTCTGGTCGCCATCAAGATGCTCATCCGTTATGTTGCAAACCATGATTTCAAAATTTTTGCCTGGTATCGTGTTGTTGTCGGCAGTCTCTTTCTGCTTTACTTTATGCGCTGA